From a single Natronorubrum tibetense GA33 genomic region:
- a CDS encoding carbohydrate kinase family protein → MTYDVLVAGETLIDFLPERPGPLEEVPGFERRPGGAPANVAVGLARLEQTPQFWTRVGDDPFGRYLESTLSEAGLPTRFVERDPGAKTTLAFVTHDETGDREFSFYRDGTADTRLESGRVDDATLAEFEWVHTGGVTLASGASREATLDLLERASAAGCTTSFDPNFRPELWPDTETFTRVGRDALARVDVCKATVEELERLGFEADSASTESDSSPDAESSAKPEALARAVLEDSGAEDGPHTVFVTRGGEGAVVVSSPCAPWTTAGSRSTAAETDLRLAGHPGFDVDVVDTTGAGDAFVAGVIAALRDDRSLEATLAFANAVAATTTTGTGAMTSLPTRDAVDSILEDGAESPPSDS, encoded by the coding sequence ATGACGTACGACGTACTCGTGGCCGGCGAGACGCTGATCGATTTCTTGCCCGAACGTCCGGGGCCACTCGAGGAGGTCCCGGGCTTCGAGCGTCGGCCCGGCGGTGCGCCGGCGAACGTCGCCGTCGGTCTCGCTCGCCTCGAGCAGACGCCCCAGTTCTGGACCCGCGTCGGTGACGATCCGTTCGGTCGCTACCTCGAGTCGACGCTCTCGGAGGCGGGGCTTCCGACCCGATTCGTCGAACGTGATCCCGGCGCGAAGACGACGCTGGCGTTCGTCACCCACGACGAGACGGGCGACCGCGAGTTCAGCTTCTATCGCGATGGAACCGCGGATACGCGTCTCGAGTCCGGACGAGTGGACGACGCGACGCTCGCGGAGTTCGAGTGGGTTCACACCGGCGGCGTCACCCTCGCGAGCGGCGCGTCGCGGGAGGCGACGCTGGATCTGCTCGAGCGGGCGTCCGCGGCGGGGTGTACCACCTCGTTCGATCCGAATTTCCGGCCGGAGCTGTGGCCCGACACGGAGACCTTCACCCGCGTCGGCCGCGACGCGCTCGCCCGCGTCGACGTCTGCAAGGCGACCGTCGAGGAGCTCGAACGGCTCGGATTCGAGGCCGATTCGGCGTCGACGGAGTCCGACTCGTCACCGGACGCTGAGTCGTCGGCAAAGCCGGAGGCGCTCGCCCGAGCCGTACTCGAGGACAGTGGAGCGGAAGACGGCCCGCATACCGTGTTCGTGACGCGCGGGGGCGAGGGAGCCGTCGTGGTCTCGTCCCCATGTGCGCCGTGGACGACGGCCGGTTCGAGGTCGACTGCGGCCGAAACCGATCTTCGACTCGCCGGCCACCCCGGATTCGATGTCGACGTCGTCGACACGACCGGCGCAGGGGATGCGTTCGTCGCGGGCGTAATCGCCGCGTTACGCGACGATCGATCGCTCGAGGCGACACTCGCGTTCGCGAACGCGGTCGCGGCGACGACCACAACCGGGACGGGAGCGATGACATCGCTGCCGACTCGAGATGCGGTCGATTCGATTCTCGAAGACGGCGCCGAGAGCCCCCCGAGCGATAGCTGA
- a CDS encoding aldehyde dehydrogenase family protein yields the protein MATRVAQRRERIYVDGEWLEMENVITVSDLADGGTFAQVDAADPATAQTALEAAHEIKPELRETSVVERATWCEEIADGLREREEELTEIIVREAGKPVSSARGEVGQAAERFDRAAEEARNIVSKGEYREGSTEGHEGWQAIVKHEPIGAVLCITPYNYPLATTALQVAPALAAGNSVLLKPASKTPISAAILADVIADVDGIPDGAFNFVPGEASEIGDVLSGDDRINAVAMTGSSGAGKHVARESGMVNLHMELGGNAPAIVFDDADLEDVAGNCAKGSFKYAGQRCSAVSRVLAHESVHDDLVELIDDEMDSWAAGDLFDEDTALGPLISEDQADWVEELVEDAIEKGADLVRGGERRAPEGVPEELGNQFFEPTLLANVPHDARIVDEEQFGPVAVVTTFEDETEALEIANGSDLALDAAVFTSDHNRAMDVANRVDAGAVRINGAPSHGLGDIPFGGNKDSGIGREGLDASIHAMLRKKSIVL from the coding sequence ATGGCAACGAGAGTCGCACAGCGGAGAGAGCGGATCTACGTCGACGGGGAGTGGCTCGAGATGGAGAACGTAATCACGGTCTCGGATCTCGCCGACGGCGGCACCTTCGCACAGGTCGACGCCGCGGATCCGGCGACGGCACAGACCGCGCTCGAGGCGGCCCACGAGATCAAACCGGAGCTGCGCGAGACGTCGGTCGTCGAGCGCGCTACCTGGTGTGAGGAGATCGCCGACGGGCTTCGGGAACGCGAGGAGGAACTGACGGAGATCATCGTCCGCGAGGCCGGCAAACCGGTCTCCTCGGCACGCGGCGAGGTCGGACAGGCTGCAGAGCGATTCGATCGCGCGGCCGAGGAGGCCCGAAACATCGTTAGCAAAGGCGAGTACCGCGAGGGCTCGACGGAGGGCCACGAGGGCTGGCAGGCCATCGTCAAACACGAGCCGATCGGTGCGGTGCTCTGTATCACGCCGTACAACTATCCGCTGGCCACGACAGCATTACAGGTTGCCCCTGCACTCGCCGCCGGCAACAGCGTCCTGCTCAAACCGGCGAGCAAGACGCCGATCTCGGCCGCGATCCTCGCGGACGTCATCGCCGACGTCGACGGCATTCCGGACGGCGCGTTCAACTTCGTCCCCGGCGAAGCCAGCGAGATCGGCGACGTGCTGTCGGGCGATGACCGCATCAACGCCGTCGCGATGACCGGCTCCTCGGGCGCGGGCAAACACGTCGCCCGCGAGAGCGGCATGGTCAACCTCCACATGGAACTCGGCGGCAACGCGCCGGCGATCGTCTTCGACGACGCCGACCTCGAAGACGTCGCGGGCAACTGCGCCAAGGGCTCGTTCAAGTACGCCGGCCAGCGCTGCTCGGCCGTCTCGCGCGTGCTCGCCCACGAGTCGGTTCACGACGACCTCGTCGAACTGATCGACGACGAAATGGATAGCTGGGCGGCCGGCGACCTCTTCGATGAGGACACCGCCCTCGGGCCACTCATCAGCGAAGACCAGGCCGACTGGGTCGAGGAACTCGTCGAGGACGCCATCGAGAAGGGCGCAGACCTTGTCCGCGGTGGCGAGCGCCGCGCACCCGAAGGCGTTCCCGAGGAACTGGGCAACCAGTTCTTCGAACCGACGCTGCTCGCGAACGTCCCCCACGACGCCCGCATCGTCGATGAAGAGCAGTTCGGTCCCGTCGCCGTTGTCACGACCTTTGAAGACGAGACGGAAGCACTCGAGATCGCCAACGGCTCCGACCTCGCACTCGACGCCGCCGTCTTCACCAGCGACCACAACCGCGCGATGGACGTCGCAAACCGCGTCGACGCCGGTGCGGTGCGAATCAACGGCGCGCCAAGTCACGGACTCGGCGACATTCCGTTCGGCGGCAACAAGGACTCCGGTATCGGCCGCGAGGGTCTCGACGCCTCCATCCACGCGATGCTCCGCAAGAAGAGTATCGTGCTCTGA
- the dpsA gene encoding DNA starvation/stationary phase protection protein DpsA, with the protein MSTQKTVRQQADVVEENELRLDQEKAEQIVEALNTELANAYVLYHQLKKHHWVVEGAEFLPLHEFLEEAYEHVEEGADVIAERTQALGGVPVSGPTNQERRATVEFEGEDVYDVRTMFQNDLEMYGDIIESMRDSIELAENLGDYATTEILREILVTLEEDGHHFEHYLEDDTLVLEEATK; encoded by the coding sequence ATGAGCACCCAGAAGACCGTCCGTCAACAGGCCGACGTCGTCGAGGAGAACGAACTTCGCCTCGATCAGGAGAAGGCCGAACAGATCGTCGAAGCGCTCAACACGGAGCTTGCGAACGCGTACGTGCTGTACCACCAGCTCAAAAAACACCACTGGGTCGTCGAGGGCGCGGAGTTCCTCCCGCTGCACGAATTCTTAGAGGAGGCCTACGAACACGTGGAGGAAGGCGCGGACGTTATCGCCGAGCGCACTCAGGCCCTCGGCGGCGTCCCCGTCTCCGGTCCGACCAACCAGGAGCGCCGCGCCACCGTCGAGTTCGAGGGCGAGGACGTCTACGACGTCCGGACGATGTTCCAGAACGACCTCGAGATGTACGGCGACATCATCGAGTCGATGCGCGACAGCATCGAACTCGCAGAGAACCTCGGCGATTACGCCACCACCGAGATCCTGCGTGAGATCCTCGTGACGCTCGAGGAAGACGGTCACCACTTCGAGCACTACCTCGAGGACGACACCCTCGTGCTCGAAGAGGCGACGAAGTAG
- a CDS encoding macro domain-containing protein: protein MEYDVVQGDIATQPADALANAAGTSLRMGSGVAGALRRGAGEEITEEATRKGPVDLGAVAVTDAYGLDAEYVIHAAAMPHYGDGQATAESIRDATRNALECADDLGCRSLVIPALGCGVAGFDLADGAEIIDEEIRNYDPDALEDVRFIAYSDEEYDAVRAATGKAEQSELKEGSKADR, encoded by the coding sequence ATGGAGTACGACGTCGTCCAGGGCGATATCGCCACACAGCCCGCCGACGCACTCGCCAACGCCGCCGGCACGAGCCTTCGAATGGGGTCGGGCGTCGCCGGCGCGCTCAGGCGGGGCGCGGGCGAAGAGATCACCGAGGAAGCCACGCGGAAGGGACCGGTCGACCTCGGCGCAGTCGCGGTCACCGACGCCTACGGCTTAGACGCCGAGTACGTGATCCATGCGGCCGCGATGCCCCACTACGGAGATGGGCAGGCGACCGCGGAGAGTATTCGTGACGCGACCCGGAACGCACTCGAGTGCGCCGACGACCTCGGCTGTCGGTCGCTCGTGATTCCGGCGCTCGGCTGTGGCGTCGCCGGCTTCGACCTCGCGGACGGAGCCGAGATCATCGACGAGGAGATTCGCAACTACGACCCCGACGCGCTCGAGGACGTCCGGTTCATCGCCTACAGCGACGAGGAGTACGACGCAGTCCGCGCTGCGACCGGAAAGGCGGAGCAGTCGGAACTGAAGGAAGGGAGCAAGGCGGATCGGTGA
- the purM gene encoding phosphoribosylformylglycinamidine cyclo-ligase, giving the protein MTDSADDGSEEERLTYAETGVDIDASEDATAALLEAFGSDLTTEYAGLLDIGDRYLALATDGVGTKLIVAEAISDFSTIGIDCIAMNVNDLVAAGVEPVAFVDYLAIDEPDDDLTNEIGEGLAVGLEESGMTLLGGETAVMPEVVSGFDLAGTCAGLAGKDDILEGEAAVGDVLVGFASNGIHSNGLTLAREAVTRAHEYTDEFPPNPERSIGEELLRPTRIYTDLLEPMREHDVRAAAHITGGGWTNLLRMGDREYVIEEPFPAQPIFEFVQEEGNVTDEEMHRTFNMGTGFVVAVPEDRADDLVAATDGRIIGRVEDGESVEIRGLSLE; this is encoded by the coding sequence ATGACCGACTCAGCGGACGACGGGAGCGAGGAGGAACGGCTTACCTATGCCGAGACGGGCGTCGACATCGATGCCAGCGAGGATGCGACCGCGGCACTGCTCGAGGCCTTCGGCAGCGACCTGACGACCGAGTACGCCGGCTTGCTCGACATCGGCGACCGCTATCTCGCGCTCGCGACCGACGGCGTTGGAACGAAACTCATCGTTGCTGAGGCTATCTCGGACTTCTCGACGATCGGAATCGACTGCATCGCGATGAACGTCAACGATCTCGTCGCCGCAGGCGTCGAACCCGTCGCGTTCGTCGACTACCTCGCGATCGACGAACCGGACGACGACCTGACGAACGAGATCGGAGAGGGGCTTGCCGTCGGTCTCGAGGAGTCCGGCATGACCCTGCTGGGCGGCGAGACGGCCGTCATGCCCGAGGTCGTCTCGGGCTTCGACCTCGCTGGCACCTGCGCCGGCCTCGCCGGGAAAGACGACATTCTCGAGGGCGAGGCCGCGGTCGGCGACGTGCTCGTCGGCTTCGCCTCCAACGGGATCCACTCGAACGGGCTGACGCTCGCTCGAGAGGCCGTCACGCGCGCACACGAGTACACCGACGAATTCCCGCCGAACCCGGAGCGATCGATCGGCGAGGAACTGCTCCGGCCGACGCGGATCTACACGGATCTGCTCGAGCCGATGCGCGAACACGACGTCCGTGCGGCGGCCCACATCACGGGCGGTGGCTGGACGAACCTGCTCCGAATGGGCGATCGCGAGTACGTGATCGAGGAGCCGTTCCCGGCCCAGCCGATCTTCGAGTTCGTCCAGGAGGAAGGAAACGTGACCGACGAAGAGATGCACCGGACGTTCAATATGGGCACCGGCTTCGTCGTCGCCGTTCCCGAGGATCGAGCCGACGACCTCGTCGCGGCCACCGACGGCCGGATCATCGGTCGCGTCGAGGACGGCGAGAGCGTGGAGATTCGCGGCCTCTCGCTCGAGTAA
- a CDS encoding zinc metalloprotease, with protein MSTPTRTQPEPEITFSSKELFDLAVAWVTLSVAFALLFAPIHRGLAGVGYFGAMVGLSFVTVGVAFLLHELAHKVVAIEYGQIAEFRADYQMLFLAIMSALIGLLFAAPGAVYHRGRITKKENAMIALAGPITNHLLALMFLPLMLFPGLLGTIGQMGVWINLLLAAFNMIPFGPLDGKSVYDWNKGIFALVFVPSVALAGYVLLFVGLF; from the coding sequence ATGAGTACGCCAACCCGTACACAGCCCGAACCAGAGATCACCTTCAGCAGCAAGGAGCTGTTCGATCTGGCGGTGGCGTGGGTCACGCTCTCGGTCGCGTTCGCGCTGCTGTTCGCCCCGATTCACCGTGGACTGGCCGGAGTCGGCTACTTCGGCGCGATGGTCGGACTGAGCTTCGTCACCGTCGGCGTCGCCTTCCTGTTGCACGAACTCGCCCACAAGGTCGTCGCGATCGAGTACGGCCAGATCGCCGAGTTTCGGGCGGACTACCAGATGCTGTTTCTGGCGATCATGAGCGCGCTGATCGGGCTCCTCTTCGCCGCGCCGGGAGCCGTCTACCACCGGGGCCGGATCACGAAAAAGGAGAACGCGATGATCGCCCTCGCCGGACCGATCACCAACCACCTGCTCGCGCTCATGTTCCTGCCGCTGATGCTCTTCCCCGGTCTGCTCGGTACCATCGGACAGATGGGCGTCTGGATCAACCTCCTGCTGGCGGCGTTCAACATGATCCCCTTCGGGCCGCTGGATGGCAAGTCCGTCTACGACTGGAACAAGGGGATCTTCGCGCTCGTCTTCGTCCCGAGCGTGGCGCTCGCGGGATACGTGTTGCTGTTCGTCGGTCTCTTCTGA
- a CDS encoding TraB/GumN family protein: MSDAGDAGVPEPPEPPADEQGSVHVLGTAHVSQASVDEVHETIDREQPDVVAVELDEDRYNQMQGGTPDDIEAKDLLSGNTVFQFLAYWMLSYVQSRLGEKFDIEPGADMRAAIEAAERNGSGVALVDRDIQVTIQRFWSRLSFTEKMKMIGGLALGVTDPRTIGLAFGAAAGLFVGFVFAAFLAPMLGLGDALLLGISDATTLQYAGAAIGGAVGGALVGLLFLPSLESVGESTGIRSGFSIRLIAGAVLGVGGCLALVATETFVGPLSAGTFESAGTYAIRGTVGVVAGLGIGVAIGAVLGVFLDALGSDVEDIEEVDIEEMTDGDVVRAMMEEFRQFSPRGANALIDERDAYIANHLHQLRTQGYDVVAVVGAGHKAGIERHLANPTEIPTLESLSGAASGRRFAPVKLFGYLVMVGFIGFFFLLIMAGVQDTFLLQLFGAWFLFNGVFAFALARLAGAHWTSAGVGGSVAWLTSINPLLAPGWFAGYVELKHRPVNVRDVQQLNDIVGDADRPMEDALSEMFDVPLFRLIMIVALTNIGSMIATFLFFIVVVPWLAPEIGGVDALMGELLRGAENTLELIRALVT, from the coding sequence ATGAGCGATGCAGGCGACGCCGGCGTGCCGGAGCCACCGGAGCCCCCCGCTGACGAACAGGGCTCGGTGCACGTTCTCGGGACCGCACACGTCTCGCAGGCGAGCGTCGACGAAGTCCACGAAACGATCGATCGGGAACAGCCGGACGTCGTCGCCGTCGAGCTCGACGAGGACCGGTACAATCAGATGCAAGGCGGCACCCCCGACGATATCGAGGCCAAGGACCTCCTCTCGGGCAACACCGTCTTCCAGTTTCTGGCTTACTGGATGCTCTCTTACGTCCAGTCGCGACTCGGCGAGAAGTTCGACATCGAACCCGGTGCGGACATGCGAGCCGCCATCGAAGCCGCAGAACGCAACGGGAGCGGCGTCGCACTCGTCGACCGGGACATTCAGGTGACGATCCAGCGGTTCTGGAGTCGGTTATCATTCACCGAGAAGATGAAAATGATCGGCGGACTCGCCCTCGGCGTCACCGACCCGCGAACCATTGGGCTCGCGTTCGGTGCCGCGGCCGGTCTCTTCGTCGGGTTCGTTTTCGCCGCGTTCCTCGCACCCATGCTCGGCCTCGGCGACGCGCTGTTGCTCGGTATCTCCGACGCCACCACGCTCCAGTACGCCGGCGCTGCCATCGGCGGGGCCGTCGGCGGAGCGCTCGTCGGACTGCTTTTTCTCCCCTCGCTCGAGTCGGTCGGCGAGTCGACCGGGATACGCAGCGGCTTCTCGATACGGCTCATCGCGGGAGCGGTACTGGGCGTCGGCGGCTGTCTCGCACTGGTCGCGACCGAGACGTTCGTCGGGCCGCTCTCGGCTGGGACCTTCGAGAGCGCCGGTACCTACGCGATCCGCGGGACCGTCGGCGTCGTCGCCGGTCTCGGTATCGGAGTCGCGATCGGTGCCGTGCTCGGAGTCTTCCTCGACGCCCTCGGCAGCGACGTCGAGGACATAGAGGAAGTCGACATCGAGGAGATGACCGACGGCGACGTCGTCAGGGCGATGATGGAGGAGTTCCGACAGTTTAGCCCCCGCGGGGCGAACGCGCTGATCGACGAACGCGACGCCTACATCGCGAACCACCTCCACCAGTTGCGCACCCAGGGGTACGACGTCGTCGCCGTCGTCGGTGCCGGCCACAAAGCCGGTATCGAGCGTCACTTGGCAAACCCGACGGAGATCCCGACGCTCGAGTCGCTCTCCGGAGCCGCCTCGGGGCGGCGATTCGCTCCGGTCAAGCTTTTCGGCTACCTGGTTATGGTCGGCTTCATCGGCTTTTTCTTCCTCCTGATTATGGCCGGTGTCCAGGACACCTTCTTGCTCCAGCTGTTCGGCGCGTGGTTCCTGTTCAACGGCGTCTTCGCGTTCGCGCTCGCGCGCCTCGCCGGTGCGCACTGGACCAGTGCCGGCGTCGGTGGCTCCGTCGCCTGGTTGACCAGTATCAACCCGCTGTTGGCACCCGGCTGGTTCGCCGGCTACGTCGAACTCAAACACCGACCGGTCAACGTACGGGACGTCCAGCAGCTTAACGACATCGTCGGCGACGCCGATCGACCGATGGAGGACGCGCTCTCCGAGATGTTCGACGTGCCGCTATTCCGGCTCATCATGATCGTCGCGCTGACGAACATCGGGAGCATGATCGCCACGTTCCTGTTCTTCATCGTCGTCGTGCCGTGGCTGGCCCCCGAGATCGGTGGCGTCGACGCGCTGATGGGCGAACTGCTTCGGGGCGCCGAGAACACGCTCGAATTGATTCGAGCGCTGGTGACATGA
- a CDS encoding acyl-CoA thioesterase: MTNLMETLVENREMVQPNHANMLDTAHGGNVMKWMDEVGAMSAMLFSGETCVTARVNQMNFERPIRVGDTAYITAYVYDSGTSSVKFRLITEREDLRTREREKTTESYFVYVAIDEHKEPTTVPDLTVSSEEADRLRREALEGENGNC, translated from the coding sequence ATGACGAATCTCATGGAGACGCTGGTCGAGAATCGCGAGATGGTTCAACCCAACCACGCCAACATGCTCGACACGGCCCACGGCGGGAACGTAATGAAGTGGATGGACGAGGTGGGTGCCATGTCGGCCATGCTCTTCTCCGGCGAGACCTGCGTCACCGCACGGGTCAATCAGATGAACTTCGAGCGCCCGATTCGCGTCGGCGATACGGCTTACATCACGGCCTACGTCTACGACTCCGGGACCTCGAGCGTGAAGTTTCGACTGATCACCGAACGCGAGGACCTGCGAACTCGAGAGCGTGAGAAGACCACCGAGTCCTACTTCGTCTACGTTGCCATCGACGAGCACAAGGAGCCGACGACGGTTCCCGACCTGACCGTCAGCAGCGAGGAGGCCGATCGGCTGCGACGGGAGGCGCTCGAGGGGGAAAACGGGAACTGTTGA
- a CDS encoding S66 family peptidase: protein MTEFDTPPPLERGDRIAVVAPASNRATDFPHVYELGLERLREVFDLEPVEYPTASKSADSLADHPAERARDVMDAFEDPEIGGVISTFGGNDQIRILEHLDPDVLCENPTRFYGYSDNTHLSLSLWNLGIVSYYGPSVIVELGMDGRLFEHTVEYVERAFFDDSFGALEPAPEFTDEPGDWADPDSLETPRGTEPNPGWKWAGGESEATAANDTSSEQPRGHDPVEGRVWGGCLEILAQRLLADRFRPDDDALEGAILALETSEEVPPHSWVARVLEAFGQRGLLERFDGVLVGRPAARSHLADKPPEQRERYRATQRETIADIFARYNPDAPIVFDVDFGHTYPTTPIPIGGRVEIDPRTETIRFD from the coding sequence ATGACGGAATTCGACACGCCCCCGCCGCTCGAGCGCGGCGATCGAATCGCGGTCGTCGCGCCGGCGTCGAACCGGGCCACCGACTTTCCTCACGTTTACGAACTGGGGCTCGAGCGCCTGCGCGAAGTGTTCGACCTCGAACCGGTCGAGTACCCCACCGCGTCGAAGAGCGCGGACTCCCTCGCCGACCACCCCGCGGAGCGCGCTCGAGACGTGATGGACGCGTTTGAAGATCCCGAAATCGGCGGCGTGATCAGCACGTTCGGGGGCAACGACCAGATACGCATCCTCGAGCACCTCGATCCCGACGTGCTCTGCGAGAATCCGACCCGGTTCTACGGCTACAGTGATAACACACACCTCTCACTCTCGCTGTGGAATCTCGGCATCGTCTCCTACTACGGCCCGAGCGTGATCGTCGAACTGGGGATGGACGGTCGGCTCTTCGAGCACACGGTCGAGTACGTCGAGCGCGCGTTCTTCGACGATTCGTTCGGGGCACTCGAGCCGGCTCCCGAGTTCACCGACGAACCCGGCGACTGGGCGGACCCAGACTCGCTCGAGACGCCCCGCGGAACCGAGCCGAATCCGGGCTGGAAGTGGGCCGGCGGCGAAAGCGAGGCGACAGCCGCGAACGATACGAGCAGCGAGCAGCCGCGAGGACACGACCCCGTCGAGGGACGCGTCTGGGGCGGCTGTCTCGAAATCCTCGCACAGCGGCTGCTCGCCGACCGGTTCCGTCCCGACGACGACGCCCTCGAGGGGGCGATTCTCGCCCTCGAGACGTCCGAGGAGGTCCCGCCCCACTCCTGGGTCGCGCGCGTCCTCGAGGCGTTCGGCCAGCGGGGACTGCTCGAGCGCTTCGACGGGGTGCTCGTCGGTCGGCCCGCGGCGCGCTCGCATCTGGCGGACAAGCCGCCGGAGCAGCGCGAGCGGTACCGGGCGACTCAGCGCGAGACGATCGCGGACATCTTCGCCCGCTACAACCCCGACGCACCGATCGTCTTCGACGTCGACTTTGGACACACCTATCCGACGACGCCGATCCCGATCGGAGGTCGCGTCGAGATCGATCCGCGGACCGAGACGATTCGGTTCGACTGA
- a CDS encoding glycine zipper 2TM domain-containing protein — translation MKARLKRVLLRARYAAMGAAVGAAIGSVFSRNAASTGGAIGAMVGMTVADTRDSASSYLEEAREVEFGTLSSDGDGDSPQN, via the coding sequence ATGAAAGCACGTCTCAAACGCGTCCTGCTCCGCGCCCGGTATGCAGCCATGGGCGCGGCGGTCGGGGCCGCGATCGGTTCAGTCTTCAGTCGAAACGCAGCCAGCACCGGCGGTGCGATCGGTGCGATGGTTGGGATGACCGTCGCGGACACCCGCGACTCCGCGAGTAGCTATCTCGAGGAAGCCAGAGAGGTCGAGTTCGGAACCCTCTCGAGCGACGGTGACGGCGACAGCCCCCAGAACTGA
- a CDS encoding HAD-IIA family hydrolase: protein MTDYEAAILDVDGTIVRGEELLPNVTDGLHALEDAGIDRLLFSNNPTRGSDHYGETLEPYGIEVDPNAVLTSATVSAEYLATTHPNERVYLVGSDRLVTILEDAAVEVTDDPDAAEVVLGSFDKEFSYGTLWESLRALEGDVPFYGTDPDATIPIDGGLIPGSGAIIAAMEAVADREADSILGKPSSIAAATAMNRLESDPERTLVVGDRLNTDIALGERAGMTTVLVRTGVTEQADLEAAAVQPDHVLESLAEIETLL, encoded by the coding sequence ATGACCGACTACGAGGCGGCGATCCTGGATGTCGACGGGACGATCGTCCGCGGCGAGGAACTGCTGCCGAACGTGACCGACGGCCTGCACGCGCTCGAGGACGCAGGCATCGACAGACTCCTGTTTTCGAACAATCCGACGCGCGGGAGCGACCACTACGGCGAGACGCTCGAGCCCTACGGAATCGAGGTCGATCCGAACGCCGTCCTCACCTCCGCAACGGTGTCGGCGGAGTATCTCGCGACGACCCATCCGAACGAACGGGTCTACCTCGTCGGCAGCGACCGACTCGTGACGATTCTCGAGGACGCGGCCGTCGAGGTAACCGACGATCCGGACGCCGCCGAGGTCGTGCTGGGGTCGTTCGACAAGGAGTTCTCCTACGGGACGCTCTGGGAATCCCTGCGGGCGCTCGAGGGCGACGTGCCGTTCTACGGGACCGATCCGGACGCGACGATTCCGATCGACGGCGGACTCATCCCCGGTTCCGGCGCGATCATCGCCGCGATGGAAGCCGTCGCCGACCGCGAGGCCGATTCGATTCTGGGTAAGCCCTCGTCGATCGCCGCCGCGACGGCGATGAACCGCCTCGAGAGCGATCCCGAACGGACACTCGTCGTCGGCGACCGCCTGAACACCGATATCGCGCTGGGTGAACGGGCAGGTATGACGACAGTGCTCGTCCGTACCGGCGTCACGGAGCAGGCCGATCTCGAGGCCGCGGCCGTTCAACCGGATCACGTCCTCGAGTCCCTCGCCGAAATCGAGACGCTGCTGTAA
- a CDS encoding SHOCT domain-containing protein: MGSESDGRSYSLTEIFAIKFVLADIVIIAVLLLAGPWFALAITLLFVATSFLIWYLVERSETEEMRSDDATVDESEAEPDPVTKLQERYAAGELSDEEFETKLDRLIDSNEQAEAAGIETEELELERSR, from the coding sequence ATGGGCAGTGAGAGCGATGGTCGGAGTTACAGTCTCACGGAGATCTTCGCCATCAAGTTCGTCCTCGCCGACATCGTGATCATCGCCGTCTTGCTGTTGGCCGGCCCGTGGTTCGCCCTCGCGATCACGCTCCTGTTCGTCGCGACGTCGTTTCTCATCTGGTATCTCGTGGAGCGCTCGGAGACGGAAGAGATGCGTTCGGACGATGCCACAGTTGACGAGTCGGAAGCCGAACCTGACCCCGTCACGAAACTCCAGGAACGATACGCCGCCGGCGAACTCTCCGACGAGGAGTTCGAGACGAAACTGGACCGACTGATCGATTCGAACGAACAGGCCGAAGCCGCCGGGATCGAGACGGAGGAACTCGAACTCGAGCGTTCTCGGTAG
- a CDS encoding rubrerythrin-like domain-containing protein — protein MIYSDPYTPTRSYYECCDCGYREATDSLCPDCGGATKSIAVGRE, from the coding sequence ATGATCTACTCCGATCCGTACACCCCGACTCGATCGTACTACGAGTGCTGTGACTGTGGCTACCGCGAAGCGACCGACTCGCTCTGTCCGGACTGTGGCGGTGCCACGAAAAGTATCGCGGTTGGGCGCGAGTAG